TTCTGCAACACCTTCACCAACGGATGCAGTGACCGGCGCATCACGTCCGGTGGATGATGAAAATGCGGCCAACAAATCATTCAACAAAGACCGCAATGAGGTCGTCGCTGGCTTTTCTTTGCCCCGGGTCAGCGGAAGTTTCTACTACAGTAATGAAAGCGACTACCTGGGCAAGATGGCGACGATTGCAGCAAATACGGATTTAAATCAAAGGAATACCAACGTTGCTGTAAATTACAGTTATGCTTGGGACAAGATTAAGCCGCTGGGCACAGATACGCTGCACACCAAAGAAGCCCACAGTGTTAATGCAACAATTACCCAGGTTTTGAGCCCCAACATGATTGTCAGGATTGGCGCCGATCTCTCTTACGTAACCGGTTTTCAAAGCAATCCTTACCGGACGGTAAACGCCGGCGGGCAGATTTTTTTAGAAAGACATCCCCTGGAACGGACACGCGGCGCTGTTTTCTTCAAGTTGAATCGCTACTTTAAAACTCAAACCGCTGTGAATATGGAGTATCGATACTACCGCGATAATTGGGATGTGCAGTCACACACGCTTAGCTTCTTTTACCATCAATATTTTAGCGACAAAGTGCTGTTCCGGTACCGTTATCGGTATTATCTACAAACCGCCGCAAATTTCTATCAAACAAGTTACTCAACTGTTAGGCCATTCATGACCTCTGATTACAAATTGCAGGCGTTCAACGCACACTTATTTGGATTTAAAATTGAGTACAAACTGGAAGACCTGGTGAAAGATGGATTCTTAGGGTTTCTGTCATCCTCAACCTTTGAGGCAAAATACGAACGCTACTTTTCGTCAAATGATTTTGCCGCAAACATATTTCAGTTTGGATTGATTATTAACTATTAA
This genomic stretch from candidate division KSB1 bacterium harbors:
- a CDS encoding DUF3570 domain-containing protein, with product MKKLIIKTTAIILLLSAGTILFAEDKISFRTNFFSDNTGTTVQSPAVEFLKSLIGDLQFRLRYSLDRVIIPPIRGLSATPSPTDAVTGASRPVDDENAANKSFNKDRNEVVAGFSLPRVSGSFYYSNESDYLGKMATIAANTDLNQRNTNVAVNYSYAWDKIKPLGTDTLHTKEAHSVNATITQVLSPNMIVRIGADLSYVTGFQSNPYRTVNAGGQIFLERHPLERTRGAVFFKLNRYFKTQTAVNMEYRYYRDNWDVQSHTLSFFYHQYFSDKVLFRYRYRYYLQTAANFYQTSYSTVRPFMTSDYKLQAFNAHLFGFKIEYKLEDLVKDGFLGFLSSSTFEAKYERYFSSNDFAANIFQFGLIINY